TTGGGTTACTTCTGGAAATCGTATCAATGTCAGTACCAATGCGAGTCCCAAGATGGCCAATACTGCCTTGATTACGAACTGCCTGCCAATAACGCGAAAACCAAGAATCAAAAAGGGAATGTTGACCAAGATGATCAAAAGGGCAAGCGGTATGTTGGTCAACTCGGTAACCAGTAACGAGATACCGGTAGCCCCACCGTCGATAAACCCATTCGGCAGCAAAAAACTTTCTAGGCCAAAGGCAGCGGCAAATATGCCTGTTATAATGAAAAAAAAGTCTTTAATGAAGGAGTGTACGGTTACCCTGAACCGTCTTGACCTGAACAGTCGCCTGTATTGTACTATGTTTCTTTCTGCCATAAACGAATATTACAGGTTTTCAGGGTTTATTGCAAGACTTTTGAACAATTTTGCTTTGGTTGTATAGTATTTGTTCTGTACCTCATTTTGTTTCAGCTCTGCATCGATCAACTTGCTTTCGCGTGAGTTTATCAAGAAAAGAGAACTCTCGCCAAAACTGAACTTACGTTCTTCGGCTGCCAATAGGGTGCTGTAATCGCCAACAATATCGTTTATCAACCTATTCTGCTCATTGTACGAATCAAGTTCAAAATAGATGGCCAAAACCTTATTCTGTATTTCTACGGCTGCATTGTCACGTTCGAACTGGGCGTCTTGAAGTTTAAATTTTGCCAACTTCAGTTCGCCCCTCTCTTTTCTGAGAAACAAGGGAAACTGAAAACTGATACCTCCTTTGTATTCTTGCGTGTTGAATGAATTGATCTGGTCTGGGGTTTCTGTCAAAAAATTGTACTCCACATCTATTTTGGGCAACAGCTTGTTTGCCTTTAACCGCTTATCAACGGCCAAACCCTCGATCTTAAAATTGAGTGAGCGCAGTTTGGGGTGGTTCTCAAGGGTAAAACTATCCAATGGCTTTCCCATTATCTCAAGGGTCGTGTCTATTTCTTGGTCAATGTCTGTGTCTGGTATAACATTGGGCTGAAGCTCAACGGGCACATCCTCAATCCAAAGAAAATTGGAGAGTTCCAGTGATTTCTTGCGCAATTTCACCTTGGCCTGCTCAAGGCCCAAGGCCCTGTTTTGTAAGGCTATCTTTGCCTCTA
This portion of the Flagellimonas lutaonensis genome encodes:
- a CDS encoding TolC family protein, with translation MRTYRVLFFLLITTVISAQQDTLVLGFDEYLGYVKKYHPIAKQAQLAISMGQANLMRARGGFDPKIEVDYERKEFKETEYWDRLNATFKIPTYFGIELKGNFEQNQGDFINPDENVPIDGLYSAGVSMSLGQGFWINERMATLKKAKFFREQSKADQDLLVNEVLYRASLAYFDWLQAYKDAEIFRNFLVNAKTRFNGVKQSALAGDVAAIDTVEAKIALQNRALGLEQAKVKLRKKSLELSNFLWIEDVPVELQPNVIPDTDIDQEIDTTLEIMGKPLDSFTLENHPKLRSLNFKIEGLAVDKRLKANKLLPKIDVEYNFLTETPDQINSFNTQEYKGGISFQFPLFLRKERGELKLAKFKLQDAQFERDNAAVEIQNKVLAIYFELDSYNEQNRLINDIVGDYSTLLAAEERKFSFGESSLFLINSRESKLIDAELKQNEVQNKYYTTKAKLFKSLAINPENL